In the genome of Rhopalosiphum padi isolate XX-2018 chromosome 1, ASM2088224v1, whole genome shotgun sequence, the window TATTATTCCTGCAATTGCTACCGCAAATGCTATAATCGCTGGGCAGATTGTAATACATGCTTTGAGAATTTTAAGTGGAAAATACGAACGGTGTCAAactgtatttttaagaaaaatgccTAACCACAAAGGTGGACTTCTTGTCAAAGACAAACATCTCGAAAAACCAAATCCAAAATGCATGGTTTGTTCTACTGATGGAGAAATTGTATTATCTACggatatatacaattttacggTGAAGCAATTTGAAGAATTggtattgaagaaaaaattaaacatgGTAGCACCTGATGTTTTAGTGGATGGTAGAATGATAATTTCTAGCGATGAGGATGACGAAGTCGATTTATATGGGAAAACATTAGCAGAAGTGGGTGTGGGTGATGGATCCAGATTTAGTGTTGATGATTATTTCCAAAATTATAGTATCAAAATCAAGTTATATCAAAAAGAAAAATCTGAGGAAGAAGATCcagattttgaaatttttggcAATCTAGAAGAACTGAACAAAGCAGATGATATAAAGAACAATGTAGCTCAACCTGAAGAAAATGATGATTGTTTAATTGAAAAGGATGAAAATAATGTAGATGGTGATATGGTTACCATCAAAGAACAAGAAGACGATACAGTAATCAAAGAAGATACAATGGATAGTGATCCAGAAGTTGTAGGTATGGATCAAGAACTCAGTAATGAAGAGGTATTGGCAATCAAAAGAAAAGCTGATGAAGCAATTGAAGATATTAACGGAGCTAAGAAAAGCCGTGTCGACTAAGATACCATTCATAGTTACTATTAACAgtcaatttaaacttaataatatatacattcacAAACACAAATGTTGAAACCTATTTTGATGTTCCTTTTTAGTAATACTGCTGTAATTTTCATGTTCTTATTATCagactacattattattaacttcatcaaaatttgtattttcatgattgtacctactaattattatttttttgatatccaATTTATAAAGAGAAAatgaattcatattattaaaattattttttatttatatatgcataggttttatattttacatgtatgaagttttacttgtattttctgagataaaattaaaattaactccCTGGCTAAattgcttaaattattttcgcTTTAATTAAGTATAGACGACACTTTTTAtttgcaaattaaattttttttttttttaatactgtcCTTAATGACTATGAGTTGAGCTAATGCTATAACCTCGTACAATTATTAGAtttaacaatatacaaatatttataattatttattgcatttttgtaaatgtattcatttacTTGGCGTCCtgtgtcaaaataataattatctactcACAACATTGTAATATTTCGTATACATTTCTAAAGCAcgaaacaatgtttttattttcgtaatGTATTCATAGTATCAGTAGTGGTATTTTACTTATGTTGAAATACAAATTGGTTTAAAAcgcataaaaaatttaaaaaggcgTATGGTATAAGGGCCAATCAACAACAATACATCAAAGCTGGGTGTTAAGTTATCATCATGTATAAGTTAGTTTAGTCAATAACTTATTAACTTCCAACTGACTTAGTAAATAAGTTATTAGATGTTAAATAATTAGCTTTAATCTTGAATTACTAAAAACAATACATCACATCAAAACTTGACTTTGATcataaaatatctagttaatTCAATAACTTTTGactgaatacattaaataagttattttataacatactatTAGATTtgattataaactaattttaaaattaattgtttcaattatataattttatttaagtctaTTAAGATAAAATGTAAGGAAACTTGCAGTATGCTCAAAAAACTATATAGACAACTATCGACTGCTGATCAAATAATGCAAAGAACTTACATAACATGgcagacaatattttaaaaataaaaattgattactcgaatttaaaaattaataataaaaatttactatatacatgcatataagacttatttattttatggttttttttttatgtttttaggctaataaataagtaactgttaattaaaaattatttgatttaaaattaaagttaagttattaatatatattttttttatataatttaaagcacATTAAACTTTTTGGTGAGGTgccaaaaatgttcatttttgtaagttattatgttatgtgcttattaattataatacagataCCTTtccatgtttatttaaattgttgtttcaTTCTTATTTGACAATAAACATAAGAAACAGCTTAACAGTACATCACTTGTTGTTCACTTGTTGTAAATTGGCCTTGTTAgaagggggggggggctaaaattataaacagcAGGCCCGCGGAGGGCTTCACTCCCACACCCTctacatataaattttacaattttattgtaacatttattatgaaaaatgtatataaaaacttcaaaattatttatttaacggcgtttaatacataattttttattgttgtcattataaaatattaacgtatagctcaatcatttcaattttattacaaatttacaatacaaaattcatacATAAAACTTTAATGTTCACATAACACATACATATCGGCTATCGGATATTCTGATTAGGAATTATGTTTAACAACTTataaatttttctaataaataaataaaatttcttgaaaaacttaaaaaaatgtagtgtgGCTAATCCCCTCTAAGTCCCCCCCCCCCAATTTATGCCTATGGTCCAAGTAATCATGCCGCCCTAATATTCATACTATTCTCagtgaaattgtattataacattattcctATTGTGAATATTGATCAttgatacaaaattaatattttactacaaaaataattaaaattaaccaaacaattatttctataacaaactatcataaataatagattattttaatatttatttttgaaaaattaatttattaagaataaacattttatacaatataattttatattaattttgctgTTTTTTAACTATAAGAGTTGGTACTTTTTTgtcagtttaatatttatttactttatctaAACCTATAATGCTCATTATTAATCTGTGGTttgatatttaacatttttatatcaaaatattgtacttcaaatttgaaaaaatataattaatcatgaCAACTTGggaaattcttttaaaaataatagcattTATTAATTGTCAAAATAACAGTGcgagtaggtacatatataattttacagagTATAGCAATATGTAGATAGGTATCTACTATAAACTTGCCAGAAATAAGTAGGTCAAGTATATATGGCACGGTGGTTATCGTTAGgtttcatcatattttttttttattgcaaaacTGTTACTTACAACACCTTTGAAGTGGCAGGAATATTGTTGacgttatatcttatattatgatataaatataacatattataacgtgAGAAACAAAACTGTCTTCCAGAATTGGACACAAGACACAAAACGTAATCTTTTGATTACAACATCATGAAACATCTGAAtctgaatcatattatattataaacaaatacttgttattgtattttctttctattaaatttatctatatgaaatatgttttttttataaaatgtaatacgttaataataatataaatattatatgtatactataaataataaattgtaatatgttagTATTGTATTGAACTTGCTGCGCCCACCACAAGCTATGCTTTGGGGCGGcatcataaattgttttatttttatttattgttatctttattatgtaaaatgttattttgacaataaacaattattattattattattttttttataatatatagaataagcTATAGATAGATCCCgttcaaactttattttttacggAATACTATTCAAGATATGGATATGAACCGTAGTAGTGATAATATTTGACTCTCTGGAGACCctagataataatcttaccttaaTTGTtgtcttaatttaattaaactttgtaaaataatgtttattgaaatgttgaaaatttcGTAATTTTGGTGTGTCATCATTCATCatgaatatatttgaaaaattgaatttaggcAGCATTCATACAGGTACTTTGGTTGGACGCCGTTTTTCTCAACCGAACCATTAAGTAATAACTAGTGTActagtgttatttaaaaatctatggtTGAACATATGACAGAACATTagcattagtttttaaattcacCTTTCCGTAACGCcatcaataacaaaaacaatactaaattatgtaggtatatatcatatacttatttgcatattatttatttttctacgtgAACATGctgcatacatataatatatatctatgatGCACTGTAATGTTCATTGTACACAGattgtatatgtaaatatatagatataaatataattaaattttataaatttaagagtTATGAACTAAcaaaaatttttatactttcataACTAAAATCTTCGGAATTTTACATTACTTCCTTTGATACCTATATCATTATTTGGATGATTATACAAATGTTAGAATTTTTCATgatcaaaattatcaaatttctagtacgcaaataatattatatatattatacaacaaaaactgcaaaatcaataatttatttaggatATAGATAGTccatgtaagtataatataaaatataaattatacatcaatacataccacggaaaaaaaaatgtagagagacaagaacataattttaattgtatacaatttgaatagttttcatataatatcaaaaaagaaACACTACATAtgcaataaacatatatatttatatatgagtgtatctatatacataaatatataaatatatatataaaaaaaaaaaaacaaccatttGAAATTAAAGTTAGTATTAATAGTCTGTACGttgtacaatttgtataattaaataataaaaaaagaaaaaacaacatattattactgtatatgTTTAACTAGCCACAAAACTATATAGTCATACTATGCaagttttacatatatatattatgaatatacaatattattgttaaatacttTACACTTGTACACAGTTATACAGAgcttctaataaaataatagttctcTATTATAACAACATTGAGCTCTAACTAATATTGTATCTATGCAACAGCTGCATcggtattgttaaatatataatatttaattaattattattttttaatttttttgtttaagcataaaaaaaaacatttacgtacttgattatataataatattcatgtatGAACAAGTATGGTAGTTGGCAATAAACACAATgggtttattattatcatattatacatataaataaattacgttataataacataatacgcCAAAAGAGCAATATTTTTGTTGAACTTTTTGCCAAACAATCTTGGGTCActatataaagaaatatatactataattgatGTTAAAATGAAATTACGGGCTTCTATATTTTACATgcaatgaattatattaattgggAATACGTGCCAATAACATAAATTGCATGTGATAGTAActaatttgtacataattttgaatagtcattactcattacatttgattttttttaattaacaatttcaaatcaatgactaaaattaaaaatctatttagtttaaaaagcTTGTTTTCTTTCCAATACTCGTATAGTCTTGAGAAAAGAGAGGAACCCTTgagtatgacaaaaaaaaatcagtttggattaactaaaaatatacacgtcaaataaaaaattgtatatatattataagtataatatataaaaaataaaattaaaacatttatacattggaatgaacgttttatttttgacaaatatttttttttcaatttattattaatagattgcaactattatgaacaataaaacaaattttttcacaaataatatacattaaacccattagtaaatattttattaaaaaaaaaaaaaaagaagaagataTGAAAGGACAGTATATTACAATAGGTATCTgctttatgttaattaatatataatcattgaattttaattattgctaCCTCAATATTAAATAGATGCAATTTTGTTTAAGGTAATTCTATTTGTATAGATTTTTTGAGgtacaaattatacttatataataatctacTAACAATATTGGttatctgaataaataatatgaatgatattttatttttattagaattttggAAGTCATTATAACATATGCTAATATTTAAGTagtctactaaaaaaaaacaggaacgttagatatgcaaaaatataaaaattatcaatgcaATATGCAATAGAAGTTTTAAAATCGCTGCACATTTTGTATGATATACAAATTGTCTGTAGTTTATGAAATTAACTATTACTCTAGActtgtattaatatgtattatgattgAAAAAGCATTAGACCTACTCCTTCATAATATGGACATCAATTACGCACATAAAAAATACACTACAAAACCATAAGAATTTGCACTATATTTACACaagtttattatagtatatatattaatacacatttaattgtttataaaattatctttggacttaaaaaataacacaaaaggCAAGTAATGGGgaactaaatcaaaatttgaatttaatttttaaaaggctACACGTTTGACGAGATCCTttgggaaaaaaaaaacaaatatcttaccataaaaaaaggaaaaaaacaacaacataataatatttgattaaaataagaCTGATTATTAGTTccaataattttgtttcaagTTTGTaacaacaaaaagaaaaaatatggttgttagtattattgaaaatgagcttaaaaacgttttaaaattgcGTAATTCATTCATTTCATAAGGCGAGTTTAGGTATCAACAAATTTACCTAATAACAAAGTTGACAACCTTAGActgtactttttaaaaaaaaaacttaatacataaaacaatacaGATATGATGAATTTGTAATAAGTTTTTTTCggtgtacaaatatattacctTAAATGTTTGTGAGTGGTTTGATTGCCAAGGCATTTTTTGGTCGcactgtaaacaaaaaaaaaacacaatatttataattaacatattaaagcaTTAAAGGCCAAGGTCCTTTGTTTTAACAGTTTAGTTTCAATAGgttaaagattataaattaacaaatgcatttaatatttgctGTAATcatcatttaatacatttaattaagaattactaaaaaaaaccacttaatgtaggtaatatattatagttattattagctattataagaaaataaagcCTCATTAAATACGCTTATTCTTCAGTCACGATACATGGTAAACTTATTTACCAATTCTACactagaaaaacatttttttatcattctaaacagtttaaaattcacagtaatttatttgaaagtagagataatattaattatcaatataccAATCAGTTAGTTGCACATGCtgctgtttttatttatttattagacaaTAAGATTAATTAGTCtagttttaatcaaatattgtatCTAAATGTTATTGTCATTGAGAAATGaagaaataaagaaataatatagtatgtaaaatattaagataataaataataatttacaagtagATCAGAATTCGcaatttgtacatttaaattttattttttatttaattccgATCTATTTTtgtagatacattttattttcactactttactttaatttatggaaaaaatacttaggtaaacaataatgtaataaattattattatttataattatattaattaataataagtaatatacttCATTGACAAAACATTATTgccaatatttcattaaataacgtCAAATTGCTTTTGTTACCGTTTGAATCAATATGCAtgcttaataacaataataaagagattaaagaaaaggaaaaaattataaacttagttatttttgatttggcaatacattttaattaatgttaattgctaaattttatgttataaagtataaaaatacaaaatatgggtataaataataaataattagtataattttgatgaaaattcaatcaaatataaatttaaataactcacTATTTAAGAATataggattttaaaataaaaattgtagtttAATAATGAGTTTTTTGACAAccccattaaaataaattcacagAAACTTATCTttatctacataataaatacataatttccaTTTACCTTTTAAACTATTTCATTTGAAGGTTGCCTGGAAGTAGTTGATGATGAAGGGTGATTTGGACTGTCGGGATTAATATTCTCTGGAGTAGATGGACCACCACTAGCAGCAGATGCTTCATTTCCACTTCCCACGGAATCTTTTAAATGCTTGGGTATCAAAGCAGATTTCAAAGACCCAGCTGCacttaattctaaaaaaaaaaaataataaaatagtttagtttgacatttaaattaaattaaaaacaatatattaacattatttaagatAGATTGAGAAATAATTGCAATCAGTGGTGCctctattttacaaatataaaatttgcaTAACCAACTTTATGATAAGCTTTGATATTAGGATAAATTGGtcaattatcaaacttttagataagaatattatctatttggTTTTTCTATGCTGGttctttacaatattttaatctttaaaagagatgtgtatttttaattgttatattttacatacctacttgatgactttttttaaaaatgtaaagaacCATAAgataaacagtaaacactgataatattttaatcaattgaaTTTGGTTTAGgctaatttactgtaatattacaGCTAACAATCAGAAATTGGTTCTGCAGAacgtaaatttgtaaattatttttaactggtaCATTTGTAAGATACAAATAACACATGCACATGTAACACATTCTTAAAAGGACGCCATacccgtatgtgttgtctctgtcttactaacgtacatcataacaaattttcgttcagcagaatacattttgtgatgttagctttaatattagagtaaatttacctattatcaactTTAAAGGTTAAAAGGGCTTGTTAGGCTATTATCTAGACAATTTCATAtgcttatattgatattattattttaaagtgagttatagctatgtaaaattttacgactttaaaatgtactataatattaaagctagcatcacaaaatgtattcttctgaatgaaaatttgttatgatgaacattagtaagacagagacaacacatgcgagtatggcatcctcttaaagaaaatttagtataatttttgattttataggataattatgttaattacttACCTAATTGTGTAAAATTGAAAAGTGGAGGTAATGATCGTCCATTTGGTAATCTATGGAGTGGATCTCTTAACTCATCGAAAAATGCATGAGCACAAGCTTGTAATGGAGACACCCTAAGTGATGGAGTGTATTCAAGTAACACCGACACTAATTCTACAGCTTCTGCTGGTGTCCGCATACGGAAAACCTTTACAAATGACGCCTTAAGGTTAACACATAGAATATACGCTTCAAACACACACACTTCattgtagttaaaatattaaaagaaaactgcataaattaaataaatatgacaatTCAAAAGACATGTTAGAGCTCTAATTTTCTTTAAGTTCTACGGTAACTTTCAAATATAGCAGTAATAACCACAAGTCGAATACCACTTTTACGAGCAAatacttaatttgttttaaacttatcaaaatataatatttaataaattattattatataaaactgaaattatcttcataaaacattataattataaactaaataatcagTCGTGTAACCTCTGTAGGCCAGTTGTTAAGACTCTTTTAATATAAAGAGTATGTCAAAAggttataataattgaacaagAAAAACCGGTTAGATATTCAAACGTCTCATTGTCATTTTTTGACTTACTCTAATCTTTTGATGAACATTGCTGTTTTTTGGGAACGACATGCGTTGCAGCATAAACTGCAAGGTACAATAtgtacgttaaaaataaaagtatagatATTTCTCCTCTAACATGTCTTACTAAAAtgatattagtaaaaaaataaacataaaaaaaaaaaagaaattgaaaaattagttttattatttgatagataaagaaataaaaacaccCTGTAAATTGAATTTGCTCACataatttaatctttaataatctaaacttaaaaattaataaatagacaataatgcttcttatttaatattttttctttatagatTAGTTACAAGTAATTACTAACaaactattaatatactaactataatacttactatattaatttgtatcatctagatcaaattaatttaacttaaacaaGATTTAATTGACTACAAATAATACTTTGAATTTAGTAATGTTTGTAGAAatgaaatgttttgaaaaatacctATGAGCAAActctaaaattatgttatttctttaaccttACACATATTAGttaaattcaatacaaatataattcaaataataacttACCTTTGACCAAGGATGAGATTTGATCTGTGGGAATTTGAATTCTGTATAGTTGGGATTCATTTCTCTAATCTGTTCTCTTGTTGGTGTGCCAAGGACTTTTATAATTTCCACTAACTGATCAACACCAGAGTCTCCTGGGAAGATTGGCTGACCTAACATAAGTTCTGCTAATACACATCCAGCACTCCATACATCTAAGAAATCAATATTTCactaagaaattaaataattcataaattatcattttaaaatgaaaagtttttaaaatttaattatttagtacctataaaatataaattaataaaaataaaaatacataaatattaaaaaaaaaaaatctagttttgaaaacagaaataaatatttaataattttacaaagatattggaaaatttgtattttaaataaaacttaagtaTTGTAACTGTTgagtattgataataaattaattaatcagtaataaaattctataaaacactaaaattataccaacatctttaaaaatattttattaagtaaggGAACTGTAGCAAATAATTAGCTTTCTAAACATCATCTTCAAATATTGGTTTTAGATTatcatataaagtatataaattaaatatatattctatataagtaaataataattaaaacacaataGTTGCTGTTAAAtatgacaaataaataaaagaaaacaatattagcgaatgttaaatgtatgtataagaaatatttttaattcgaaaacaataagttattatgaactaataaataattatatcagcaataattattataaaatattataattattttgaattaatatctcaataaataaataatttgtaaatatagaaATTAGTATAGGCTcacctaatttttataaaccttaagaatatctaaataaaatgtatgaaaaaaaattaccaatttttgtTGTGTAATCTATAGCACCGAATATCAGTTCAGGTGCTCGGTAGTATCTTGAACATATGTAGGATACATTAGGTTCACCCTTGATAAGAGTCTTAGCACTGCCAAAATCACACAATTTCAATACCCCTGTTTCAGggtttaataacaaattttgagGCTTAATATCGCGATGACATATGCCTAATGAGTGAATATAAGCCAAACTTCGGAATAACTGGTACATATacagctataaaataaattaattaataccattttctttcattagtaattttataatttgttgaaGAAGCAAACCTTAATGTAGTTGATCGGAATTGTTTGCCTTAATTTGCTATAATGACGAGCAACTTTATATACAGTATCTGGTATGTATTCCAAAACTAAATTTAGATAAACTTCATCCTTCTGAAATaatcacatttatttaaaaaaataaaaagatataactagtttaataattacaaaattacctTGTCACCACTTGAATAAAAGAAGAATTTCAATTTCACTATGTTACAATGGTCTAGACGTTTCATTATTTGTAATTCACGATTCTATAATAacccataaaattaatattaataaatacataacaaaatattcataattactaatttaaataaaaaaataataatttacaacttttatttttagagttaaaacggggataaaaaaaattttattgggaagcaatttaaatcatttttacttctaggcaaaatacaaaaaataaataaataataatttatggtacCTATTTAaggatgatattttatttaattaattgtatacatattgtaaCTAAATTCCTGAGTAATATGCCAAACCTTAAACAAAATCTGTCGCTGAGTAAAGCTCAGTTAATTACAAGATATTAAGCAATTTGTACCAacacatttttctttaattataatacttatgtaatattgaataattaatgtaaaaacacTACATTTTATAGGCAGTACAGAGGAAGTcctcaaaaaaatcaaatattttaaaaacaaactaaCAAAAGCAAGTTCATATTTTACTGATAAGTACAAAATAGTAGAACTTACTTTAAATCTTTTATCT includes:
- the LOC132927670 gene encoding glycogen synthase kinase-3 isoform X3 — its product is MDLHLPCEDPSINDVVPIWNPTVVANSERLRLQGKDGSKVTTVVANPCQGPDRPLEVSYTDTMVIGNGSFGVVYQAKLCDTGEMVAIKKVLQDKRFKNRELQIMKRLDHCNIVKLKFFFYSSGDKKDEVYLNLVLEYIPDTVYKVARHYSKLRQTIPINYIKLYMYQLFRSLAYIHSLGICHRDIKPQNLLLNPETGVLKLCDFGSAKTLIKGEPNVSYICSRYYRAPELIFGAIDYTTKIDVWSAGCVLAELMLGQPIFPGDSGVDQLVEIIKVLGTPTREQIREMNPNYTEFKFPQIKSHPWSKVFRMRTPAEAVELVSVLLEYTPSLRVSPLQACAHAFFDELRDPLHRLPNGRSLPPLFNFTQLELSAAGSLKSALIPKHLKDSVGSGNEASAASGGPSTPENINPDSPNHPSSSTTSRQPSNEIV
- the LOC132927670 gene encoding protein kinase shaggy isoform X2, which produces MSGRPRTTSFAEGNKTSPNPPLGGIKVISKDGSKVTTVVANPCQGPDRPLEVSYTDTMVIGNGSFGVVYQAKLCDTGEMVAIKKVLQDKRFKNRELQIMKRLDHCNIVKLKFFFYSSGDKKDEVYLNLVLEYIPDTVYKVARHYSKLRQTIPINYIKLYMYQLFRSLAYIHSLGICHRDIKPQNLLLNPETGVLKLCDFGSAKTLIKGEPNVSYICSRYYRAPELIFGAIDYTTKIDVWSAGCVLAELMLGQPIFPGDSGVDQLVEIIKVLGTPTREQIREMNPNYTEFKFPQIKSHPWSKASFVKVFRMRTPAEAVELVSVLLEYTPSLRVSPLQACAHAFFDELRDPLHRLPNGRSLPPLFNFTQLELSAAGSLKSALIPKHLKDSVGSGNEASAASGGPSTPENINPDSPNHPSSSTTSRQPSNEIV
- the LOC132927670 gene encoding protein kinase shaggy isoform X4, coding for MSGRPRTTSFAEGNKTSPNPPLGGIKVISKDGSKVTTVVANPCQGPDRPLEVSYTDTMVIGNGSFGVVYQAKLCDTGEMVAIKKVLQDKRFKNRELQIMKRLDHCNIVKLKFFFYSSGDKKDEVYLNLVLEYIPDTVYKVARHYSKLRQTIPINYIKLYMYQLFRSLAYIHSLGICHRDIKPQNLLLNPETGVLKLCDFGSAKTLIKGEPNVSYICSRYYRAPELIFGAIDYTTKIDVWSAGCVLAELMLGQPIFPGDSGVDQLVEIIKVLGTPTREQIREMNPNYTEFKFPQIKSHPWSKVFRMRTPAEAVELVSVLLEYTPSLRVSPLQACAHAFFDELRDPLHRLPNGRSLPPLFNFTQLELSAAGSLKSALIPKHLKDSVGSGNEASAASGGPSTPENINPDSPNHPSSSTTSRQPSNEIV
- the LOC132927670 gene encoding glycogen synthase kinase-3 isoform X1, translating into MDLHLPCEDPSINDVVPIWNPTVVANSERLRLQGKDGSKVTTVVANPCQGPDRPLEVSYTDTMVIGNGSFGVVYQAKLCDTGEMVAIKKVLQDKRFKNRELQIMKRLDHCNIVKLKFFFYSSGDKKDEVYLNLVLEYIPDTVYKVARHYSKLRQTIPINYIKLYMYQLFRSLAYIHSLGICHRDIKPQNLLLNPETGVLKLCDFGSAKTLIKGEPNVSYICSRYYRAPELIFGAIDYTTKIDVWSAGCVLAELMLGQPIFPGDSGVDQLVEIIKVLGTPTREQIREMNPNYTEFKFPQIKSHPWSKASFVKVFRMRTPAEAVELVSVLLEYTPSLRVSPLQACAHAFFDELRDPLHRLPNGRSLPPLFNFTQLELSAAGSLKSALIPKHLKDSVGSGNEASAASGGPSTPENINPDSPNHPSSSTTSRQPSNEIV